The Streptomyces halobius genomic interval GATCTCTGTCACGGGCGCTCCGGCCTCGGCGTATTCCAGCACCTCGGCCTCCCGCGCCGTCAGCGGGGAATCCCCCGCACTGATCGCGTCCGCCGCCAACTCCTGATCGACATAACGCTTTCCGGCATGCACCGTGCGAATGATCTCCGCCAGCTGCTGCGCCGACACCGTCTTCGGTACGAACCCCCGCACCCCGGCCTCCAGGGCCCGCTTCAGATGCCCCGGACGCCCATGACTCGTCACGATCATCGACCGGCACCACGGCACCTCACTCCGCAACGATGTGGCCACCGCCACACCGTCCGCCCCCGGCATCTGCAGATCCAGCACCGCCACATCCGGCTCATGCGCCCGCGCCATCGCCCGCGCCTCCGGCCCCGACGCCGCCTCCGCCACCACCAGAAGATCGCCTTCCAGCGACAACAGGGCGGCCAGCGCGCCGCGGATCAGATGCTCGTCGTCGGCGAGCAGTACACGGATCACGTTGTCACTCATCTCGCTTCCCCTCTCCCCCGCCCCCGCCCCGCCCGCCCCGGCCCCCATCCCCGTCCCATCCCCTCGGTCCCTGCCTCCCCTGCCCTGCCCCATCCCTATCCCTGACCGCTCCCCTAGCCCCGATCCCTCAGCCCTCAGTCCTCAGCCCTCACCAAGCCCGCCCCGTGCGACGCCCCCCGCTCCGGTGTCTCCCCCTCCGCGGCCACCGGGAGTTCGACCGTCAGGCGGTACGAGCCCTTCGCGAAGGGGCCCGATTTCAGGGTTCCGCTCAACGGGTCCAGGCGTTCTCGCAGGCCCTTGAGGCCGCTTCCGCTCTGTGGCTCGGTGACATCGCCCGGGGGTGTCACCACGCCGTCGTTCTCCATGGTCATCACCAGTACGCCCAGGTCCCGGTCGACTCGGGTCCGCAGGACGCAGTGGCGGGCTTCGGCCGCATGCCGCAGAACGTTGGTGGTGCCTTCGCGTACGACCCAGCCGAGTGCCGACTCCACCTCCGCCGGCAGCCGCAGGCCCTCCTCTCCCTCGATCCGGCAGTCGACCCCCGCTGCCCGCAGTATGGAACGCGCCCCGGCCAACTCCGCCTGAAGATCAGCTCTCCGGTATCCGCGCACCACCTCCCGTACCTCCCGCTGTGATTCCTGCGCTATCCGCTGCACCTCCACCATCTGCTCGACGGCCTCCGGCCGCTGCCGCCGGGCCAGCTGGACCGCCAGCTCGCTCTTCAGAGCGATCACCGCCAGATTCCGGCCCATGACGTCGTGCAGGTCCCGGCCGAACCGCAGCCGCTCCTCGGCGACCGCGAGCTGCGCCTGGGTCTTGCGCGCCGCGTCCAGTTTCCAGAACACGGCGAGGAGCCAACCCGACGGCCGCGCTATCAGCAAGCTCCACATCCCGGCGATGAACAGGAAGATCCCCAGCATCACCGCGCCCAGCCACACCTGGGTCACCAGGCCGGCCAGGAGCACCAGCCCCGTGGTCGCACCGACCACCGATGCCAGATACCTCCGCTTGGAAACCAGCAGGCTGTAGGCCATGCAGAACGGGGTGAGGGTCGCGCCCACCGCCAATACCACCGTGGCCGCGGTGTCCTCGTCCCAGCCTTCGTTGACTCCCTTGATGGCGAGGACGGCGAACAGCGCGATCTCGGCGGCCAGCGTCAGCACACCCGAGACCAGCATCAGCCGGTGCGGTGTCGCCCCCTGTTGCAGATACCGCCGCAGAGCGCGGTTGAACAGGCTGATCGCCAGGAACCCCTGAGCCGCATTCAGCCCCAGGGCCGCACCGGCCAGGGTGAGGGCCAACGGTTCGTCGACGGTGGTCTTTCCGAGGACGGGTCCCACCCCGCCGATGATGGGGAACCAGGGCAGGAGACACAGCGTCCAGCGGAAGTACGCGTCGACCAGCGCCAACTGGCCCCGGCGCCGCAGCTGCGTCCGCACCCGTCCGATCATGTCCTCCGTGCCCCCGTCGTCCCTCATTGCCGTATGCCGCTAGCGTCGTGGCTCCCAGCGGAACCACCGATGGACAGCAAACACCGCGAGCCCGGCCCAGACCAAGCCGCTGATCAGCAGCTTCACGGTCGCCGCCGGATCCGGGCCGCCGGTCCAGCCGGCACGTATGAGCTCCATCGCCGGTGACATCGGCAGCAGTTGGAGCACACCGGCGACGCGGTCCGGCAGCACTTCGAGCGGAACAACCATTCCGGAACCCATCAGCGACATCATCATGAGGGGCAGCACCACCAGCTGTGAGGCTTCGGCGGACTTGGCGAGGGCGGAGGACGCCGCGGCGAATCCCACGACCGTCAGCATGCCGATCACCAGCCCGGTTATCAGCAGATGCGGCGCGGTCGGCAGCCCCAGGTCCAGCACCACTCCGCCCAGCACCACCAGCAGCACGCACTGCGCCAGCCCCATGAGCACGGACGGCAGGGCGGTGCCGGCCACTATCTCCAGATCCCGCGGCTCTCCGGTGCGCAGCCGCTTGAGGACCAGCTCCTCGCGGCGCGCGACATAGGAGCCGGTGAGGTTGGAGTACACACCGAAGAGCAGCACATAGCCGAGAGCCGCCGGCAACAGCACCGTCCCGACGGACAGGCCGGACCCGCGGAGGTCCATGCCACTGACGGCTTGTTTCATGGCGAACGCCAGGGCGACGGGGATGACCAGCGACATGAACAGCGCCGTCTTGTTGCGACAGAGCAGCGTCAACTCTGCCCGCCCCAGCGCCGTCAGCCGCGCCGTGGCACTGGTCACGGCCGGCGCTCCCGCCCGCTCGGCCGCGGTTGCTCCGATGGTGTTCGTGCTCATGCTTTTTCCAGCCCCTTCGCTATCTCCAGGAAGGCTTCTTCGAGGGACGCGGATCGGACGTCCAGGCCGCGCAGCTCTATCCCCTTGTCCCGCGCCCACACCAGCACTCCGGTCGCGGTCCGTTGCAGTTCGTCGGTCCGCAGCCGGACCGTGCGCCCGGCTATGTCGTGTCCGGTGACGCCCAGGCCCTCCAGGGCCGGGAGATCGCCGAGATGGAAGCCGGCGGGCAGCTCGAAGGAGATATGCGAGGGATGCGCGGCGACGACATCCATGACCTGACCGGCTGCCGCTATCTGCCCGTTGTGCATGATCGCCAGCCGGTCCGCCAGTTCCTCGGCCTCTTCGAGGTAGTGCGTGGTCAGCACGATCGTCGTGCCGGAGTCGCGCAGCTCGCGGACCAACTTCCAGGTTTCGTGACGGGCTTCGGTGTCCAGGCCGGTGGTCGGCTCGTCCAGGAACAGCACCTCGGGTCGGCCGAGCAGTGCCAGGGCGAGGTCCAGCCGCCGTCGTTCACCGCCGGACAGCTGCTTGACCCGGACATCTCTGCGTCGCATCAGCCCCACAGAGCTGAGGGCTTCGTCGACGGGGCGTGCCCCGCTGGTGCAGCCCGCCCACATGCGCAGCGTCTCGGCGGGGGTCAGCTCGGTCGGGAAGCCGCCCTCTTGCAGCATGACGCCGATGCGTGGCCGTACCTTCCGGCGCTCGGTGAAGGGGTCATGGCCGAGCACCCGCACCCGGCCCGCGCTCGGCGCGGCCAGGCCCTCCAGCAGCTCGACCGTGGAGGTCTTGCCCGCGCCGTTGGTTCCCAGGAGCGCGAACAGTTCGCCCTGCCCGACAGAGAAGTCGATGCCGCGTACCGCTTCGAAGCTCTTCTGCGATTTCGCGCGCCGGCCGGTCGTTCCGTAGCTTCTGCGCAGTCCGGTGGCGTCGATCACATTGCAGCCGGTGCCTGCGGTCCTGGTGCCGCTGGGACCGGTGCCCCCGATGTCTTTCTCCCCGATGTTCATGTGTCCAGCGTTCCGCCGGATCATGGTTTCGGGCAGTGCGCCCTGTCATCGCGGCAGATGACAAATGTCAGTTGTCCAAGGGCAGGGAACGGGTTTGCGCGCGGGCGCGCAGAAGAGGGAGGGAAAAGCGAAGAAGGCCCGGTCGCGACGACCGGGCCTTCTTTTTCCGAGCGGACGACGAGGCTCGAACTCGCGACCTCAACCTTGGCAAGGTTGCGCTCTACCAACTGAGCTACGTCCGCAGGCATCCACCCGGCTTTCACCGAGCGGCGCGACAGCTACTCTACCTGATCCTTTGGACTGGTCGAGCAGTCAGAGCGGGTGACAGGGATTGCACACTGCGCCTCCCCCTTGGAAAGGGGGCGCTCTACTACTGAGCTACACCCGCGTGACTCCGTGAGGTCCGGCCTTTCGGCCTCGCCCCTCGGCGTGCTCCAGACTCTAGCTGATCAGTAGGGGTACTGTGCAAGTCGGCTGCGTGCGGACTGTGGAGCGCCGGCAAGTTGGTTAGTGGTTGGCGGCGTTGAAGGCTTCGTAGACCTTCTTCGGGATGCGGCCCCGGGGTGGGACGTCCATCTGGTGGGAGCGGGCCCAGGCGCGGACGGCCGCCGGGTCGGGGGTGACCGCGGTCCGGTGGTAGGTCTTGCCGGACTTGGCGTGCTTGCGTCCCGCTTCCACGAACGGAGCGAGACAAGCGCGCAGTTTCTTCGCATTGGCGGGATTGAGGTCGATCTCGTACGACTTCCCGTCCAATCCGAAGGCGACCGTCTCTGCGGCTTCTCCTCCGTCGATGTCATCGGAGAGCGTTACTACTACTCGCTGCGCCACGGATATCGGTCCTTTCGTGCAGCAGTCCCGTGTTGACATGGGGTGATGCTGCAGATCCGGCTGATTGGAATCAATGCTTTTTCATTTGTACAGTGATGGGCATTGCATTGTGAAGCCCAGTTAATTTCGTCAGCGTGTCATCCCGCAATGCGGACCCTAGATCTTTTCGAGGATTTTCCCCACCGCTCACTCGTGCCGATGCCGGACCGTGATGAAGTCATCAGATATCTATGCGTGTAGATTTTCGAACACGGTACTGTGAGGACACCGATCGGGGTCCGGGGTTCCCCGGAGAAACACAGCCGCACCACACCACCGGGAGTGCCAGTGGCACGCGTCGTAGTCGACGTCATGCTCAAGCCGGAGATCCTCGACCCGCAGGGCCAGGCGGTGCAGCGCGCACTGCCACGCCTGGGTTTCGAGGGGATCGCCGACGTCCGTCAGGGCAAGCGTTTTGAACTTGAGGTGGAGGGTCCGGTCGACGACGCCGCCCTCTCCCGCATCCACGAGATGGCCGAGACCTTCCTCGCCAACACCGTTATCGAAGACTTCACCGTGCACGTCGATGAGCCGGCCGAGGCCAGGTCATGACGGCTCGTATCGGAGTCATTACTTTTCCCGGCACGCTCGACGACCGCGACACCCAGCGCGCGGTCCGGGCCGCCGGGGCCGAAGCGGTACCGCTGTGGCACCGCGACAAGGACCTCAAGCAGGCCGATGCCGTGGTCCTGCCCGGTGGCTTCTCTTATGGCGACTACCTGCGGGCCGGGGCCATCTCTCGTTTCTCGCCGGTGATGGAGACCGTTATCGAGCAGGCGAAGGCCGGAATGCCGGTTCTGGGTATCTGCAACGGCTTCCAGTTGCTCACCGAGTCGCATCTCCTGCCCGGCGCGATGCTGCGCAACAACCATCTGCACTTCATCTGCCGCGACCAGAAGCTGCGGGTGGAGAACGCCGACACCTCCTGGACGACGGACTACGAGACCGGCCAGGAGATCAGCATCCCGCTGAAGAACATCGACGGCCGGTACGTCGCCGACGAGCGCACCCTGGACATGCTGGAGGTCGAGGGCCGGGTGGCCTTCCGCTACCTGGTCGGCGGCGAGGCCGCCGAGGGATACGGAAACCCCAACGGCTCGCTCCGCGACATCGCCGGCATCACCAATGAGGCGGGCAATGTCGTCGGCCTGATGCCGCACCCCGAGCACGCCGTCGAGCCGCTGATCGGTACGGGGCGTACCGACGGCCTCGGATTCTTCACCTCGATCCTGAAGAAGCTGGTCAACGCATGACTCTGGACACCGTCAAGCACGCAGCCGAGACGCCGGACGCCGGCCAGCCGTGGGCCGAACTGGGCCTGAAGCAGGACGAGTACGAGCGGATCCGGGAGATCCTCGGACGCCGTCCCACCGGCGCCGAGCTCGCCATGTACTCGGTCATGTGGTCCGAGCACTGCTCCTACAAGAGCAGCAAGGTCCATCTGAAGCAGTTCGGCGAGAAGGCCCCGCAGACCGACGCGCTGCTCGTCGGCATCGGGGAGAACGCCGGGGTCGTCGACGCCGGCCAGGGGTACGCGGTCACCTTCAAGGTCGAGTCGCACAATCACCCCTCGTACATCGAGCCGTACCAGGGCGCGGCCACGGGTGTGGGCGGCATCGTCCGCGACATTCTCGCGATGGGCGCCCGGCCGGTCGCCGTGATGGACCCGCTGCGCTTCGGTGCGGCCGATCACCCCGACACCAAGCGGGTGCTGCCCGGTGTCGTCGCGGGCATCGGCGGCTACGGCAACTGCCTGGGCCTGCCCAACATCGGCGGCGAGGTGGTCTTCGACCCTTGTTACCAGGGGAATCCGCTGGTCAACGCGCTGTGCGTGGGCGTGATGAAGCATGAGGACATCCATCTCGCCAAGGCGTCCGGCGCCGGCAACAAGGTGATCCTCTACGGGGCGCGTACGGGCGGCGACGGCATCGGCGGCGTGTCCGTCCTGGCGTCGGAGACCTTTGACTCGACGGGGCCCGCCAAGCGTCCTGCCGTCCAGGTCGGTGACCCCTTCCAGGAGAAGCTGCTCATCGAGTGCACCCTGGAGATCTTCAAGGAGGATCTGGTCACCGGCATCCAGGACCTCGGCGGCGCCGGGCTGTCCTGCGCCACCAGCGAGCTGGCCTCGGCCGGCTCCGGCGGGATGCGCGTCGAGCTGGACACCGTGCCGCTGCGTGACTCCTCCCTCTCGCCCGAGGAGATCCTCATGAGCGAGTCGCAGGAGCGGATGTGCGCGATCGTCGAGCCCGGGAAGGTCGACCGCTTCCTGGAGATCTGCGAGAAGTGGGATGTCATCGCGACCGTCATCGGTGAGGTGACCGACGGCGAGCGGCTGGAGATCTTCTGGCACGGTCGGCAGATCGTGGATGTGCCGCCGCGCTCCGTCGCCCATGAGGGGCCGACCTACCACCGGCCGTTCGCACGCCCGGAGTGGCAGGACGCCCTGCAGGCGGACGACGCGAACAAGCTGGCCCGGCCGGACGGCGCCGAGGAGCTGCGCGCGCAGGTCCTCAAGCTGGTGGCCTCGCCCAACCAGGCGTCGAAGGCGTGGATCACCGATCAGTACGACCGCTTCGTGCAGGGCAACACGGTGCTCGCACAGCCGGAGGACTCCGGCATGGTGCGGATCGATGAGCACTCCGACCTGGGCGTGGCGGTGGCCACGGACGGCAACGGGCGGTATGCCAAGCTCGACCCGTACGCAGGTGCGCAACTGGCGCTGGCCGAGGCGTACCGGAATGTCGCCGCGTCCGGCGCCAAGCCGCTGGGGGTCTCCAACTGCCTGAATTTCGGTTCGCCCGAGGACCCGGCGGTGATGTGGCAGTTCGCCGAGGCCACGCGGGGTCTCGCGGACGCCTGCCAGACGCTGGGCACGCCGGTCACCGGCGGCAATGTGTCGCTCTACAACCAGACCGGTGAGGTCGCGATCCATCCGACGCCGGTGGTCGCGGTGCTGGGTGTCATCGATGACGTCAACCGGCGCACCCCGATGGCTTTCGCGGACGAGGGCCACCTGATCCACCTGCTGGGTGACACCCGGGAGGAGCTGGGCGGCTCGGCGTGGTCGCAGGTGGTGCACGAGCACCTCGGTGGGCTGCCGCCGAAGGTCGATCTGGCCCGGGAGCAGCTGCTGGCGGAAATCCTGATCTCGGCTTCGCGTGACGGCATGGTCGACGCGGCGCATGATCTTTCCGACGGTGGTCTGGTCCAGGCGCTGGTGGAGTCGTGTCTGCGCGGCGGCAAGGGTGCCCGCCTGGTGGTGCCCGACGGGATCGACCCGTTCGTGTTCCTGTTCTCGGAGTCGGCGGGCCGGGCGATCGTCGCCGTGCCGCGCAGCGAGGAGCTCCGCTTCACCGACATGTGCGGTGCGCGGGGGCTTCCGGCGACGCGTATCGGTGTGGTCGACGGCGCGGAGATCGACGTCCAGGGGCAGTTCAGCATTCCGCTGAGCGAGCTGAAGGCCGCGCACGAGGAGACCATTCCGGGGCTTGTCGTCTGAGGCTCCGGGCTGGATTCCGGTCCGACGGCCCGCTCTCCCCGCTCGGGGGAGAGCGGGCCGTCGACATTCCCGGGTGGCTGCGGGGCGCGGCACGCGGCGGATTCCGCACGCCGCAATCCCTCGCCTGTGGACAACCGCGCACACCCTCCTGCCCTGTGGAAAACTCCGAGCCGGTGTCGTGCGGTCGCAGTAGCCTCGGCGCATGTCATCAATCCACAGCAGGCCCCGCGCCCGCAGTTACGACTCCGCCAAGATCCGCGCCGCGCTGATCGCGCAGCTCGACCATGTGCGCGCGGCTGTGGGCGAGTTGACGCCGGAGCGGTTCGCGCTGCCGACCAGGCTGGGCGACTGGACGGTGCGGGAGCTGGCCGCGCATCTGTCGCTGGCGATCGGCAGCGTGGCCCGCATATCGCGGGAGCCGGCCCCGGCGAACGTGGAGGTCGAGCTGCTGGACTGGCCGTTCGTCACCGCCGCGTACACATCCGGGGGCGATGAGCACACCCGCGCGCTGGCCGCCGCCAACGATCCCGTGGAGCTGCTGACGCGCACCGCCGAAGAGTTCGCCGAGATACTCCCTGCCGCGTCCGATGACCGGCTGGTGCACGCACGGCCCGGCGCGATGCGGCTGTCCGACTACCTGGTGACCCGCTGCATCGAGCTGGTCGTGCACACCGACGACCTGGCGGCGGCGACCGGTGTGGAGATCCCGTACGACCGTCAGGCCCTGGCCACCGCCACCCGTCTGCTGGCCGACGCGCTCGCCGTCAAGGCGCCCGGCGGGTCGGTGGAGCTCCGGGTGCCGCCGTTCGCGGTGGTGCAGTGCGTGGAGGGCCCGAAGCACA includes:
- a CDS encoding response regulator transcription factor; protein product: MSDNVIRVLLADDEHLIRGALAALLSLEGDLLVVAEAASGPEARAMARAHEPDVAVLDLQMPGADGVAVATSLRSEVPWCRSMIVTSHGRPGHLKRALEAGVRGFVPKTVSAQQLAEIIRTVHAGKRYVDQELAADAISAGDSPLTAREAEVLEYAEAGAPVTEIAERAALSPGTVRNYLSSATAKLSAENRHAAARIARERGWL
- a CDS encoding sensor histidine kinase, with the translated sequence MRDDGGTEDMIGRVRTQLRRRGQLALVDAYFRWTLCLLPWFPIIGGVGPVLGKTTVDEPLALTLAGAALGLNAAQGFLAISLFNRALRRYLQQGATPHRLMLVSGVLTLAAEIALFAVLAIKGVNEGWDEDTAATVVLAVGATLTPFCMAYSLLVSKRRYLASVVGATTGLVLLAGLVTQVWLGAVMLGIFLFIAGMWSLLIARPSGWLLAVFWKLDAARKTQAQLAVAEERLRFGRDLHDVMGRNLAVIALKSELAVQLARRQRPEAVEQMVEVQRIAQESQREVREVVRGYRRADLQAELAGARSILRAAGVDCRIEGEEGLRLPAEVESALGWVVREGTTNVLRHAAEARHCVLRTRVDRDLGVLVMTMENDGVVTPPGDVTEPQSGSGLKGLRERLDPLSGTLKSGPFAKGSYRLTVELPVAAEGETPERGASHGAGLVRAED
- a CDS encoding ABC transporter permease, which translates into the protein MSTNTIGATAAERAGAPAVTSATARLTALGRAELTLLCRNKTALFMSLVIPVALAFAMKQAVSGMDLRGSGLSVGTVLLPAALGYVLLFGVYSNLTGSYVARREELVLKRLRTGEPRDLEIVAGTALPSVLMGLAQCVLLVVLGGVVLDLGLPTAPHLLITGLVIGMLTVVGFAAASSALAKSAEASQLVVLPLMMMSLMGSGMVVPLEVLPDRVAGVLQLLPMSPAMELIRAGWTGGPDPAATVKLLISGLVWAGLAVFAVHRWFRWEPRR
- a CDS encoding ABC transporter ATP-binding protein — its product is MNIGEKDIGGTGPSGTRTAGTGCNVIDATGLRRSYGTTGRRAKSQKSFEAVRGIDFSVGQGELFALLGTNGAGKTSTVELLEGLAAPSAGRVRVLGHDPFTERRKVRPRIGVMLQEGGFPTELTPAETLRMWAGCTSGARPVDEALSSVGLMRRRDVRVKQLSGGERRRLDLALALLGRPEVLFLDEPTTGLDTEARHETWKLVRELRDSGTTIVLTTHYLEEAEELADRLAIMHNGQIAAAGQVMDVVAAHPSHISFELPAGFHLGDLPALEGLGVTGHDIAGRTVRLRTDELQRTATGVLVWARDKGIELRGLDVRSASLEEAFLEIAKGLEKA
- a CDS encoding histone-like nucleoid-structuring protein Lsr2, with the translated sequence MAQRVVVTLSDDIDGGEAAETVAFGLDGKSYEIDLNPANAKKLRACLAPFVEAGRKHAKSGKTYHRTAVTPDPAAVRAWARSHQMDVPPRGRIPKKVYEAFNAANH
- the purS gene encoding phosphoribosylformylglycinamidine synthase subunit PurS, which codes for MARVVVDVMLKPEILDPQGQAVQRALPRLGFEGIADVRQGKRFELEVEGPVDDAALSRIHEMAETFLANTVIEDFTVHVDEPAEARS
- the purQ gene encoding phosphoribosylformylglycinamidine synthase subunit PurQ, with product MTARIGVITFPGTLDDRDTQRAVRAAGAEAVPLWHRDKDLKQADAVVLPGGFSYGDYLRAGAISRFSPVMETVIEQAKAGMPVLGICNGFQLLTESHLLPGAMLRNNHLHFICRDQKLRVENADTSWTTDYETGQEISIPLKNIDGRYVADERTLDMLEVEGRVAFRYLVGGEAAEGYGNPNGSLRDIAGITNEAGNVVGLMPHPEHAVEPLIGTGRTDGLGFFTSILKKLVNA
- the purL gene encoding phosphoribosylformylglycinamidine synthase subunit PurL: MTLDTVKHAAETPDAGQPWAELGLKQDEYERIREILGRRPTGAELAMYSVMWSEHCSYKSSKVHLKQFGEKAPQTDALLVGIGENAGVVDAGQGYAVTFKVESHNHPSYIEPYQGAATGVGGIVRDILAMGARPVAVMDPLRFGAADHPDTKRVLPGVVAGIGGYGNCLGLPNIGGEVVFDPCYQGNPLVNALCVGVMKHEDIHLAKASGAGNKVILYGARTGGDGIGGVSVLASETFDSTGPAKRPAVQVGDPFQEKLLIECTLEIFKEDLVTGIQDLGGAGLSCATSELASAGSGGMRVELDTVPLRDSSLSPEEILMSESQERMCAIVEPGKVDRFLEICEKWDVIATVIGEVTDGERLEIFWHGRQIVDVPPRSVAHEGPTYHRPFARPEWQDALQADDANKLARPDGAEELRAQVLKLVASPNQASKAWITDQYDRFVQGNTVLAQPEDSGMVRIDEHSDLGVAVATDGNGRYAKLDPYAGAQLALAEAYRNVAASGAKPLGVSNCLNFGSPEDPAVMWQFAEATRGLADACQTLGTPVTGGNVSLYNQTGEVAIHPTPVVAVLGVIDDVNRRTPMAFADEGHLIHLLGDTREELGGSAWSQVVHEHLGGLPPKVDLAREQLLAEILISASRDGMVDAAHDLSDGGLVQALVESCLRGGKGARLVVPDGIDPFVFLFSESAGRAIVAVPRSEELRFTDMCGARGLPATRIGVVDGAEIDVQGQFSIPLSELKAAHEETIPGLVV
- a CDS encoding maleylpyruvate isomerase family mycothiol-dependent enzyme yields the protein MSSIHSRPRARSYDSAKIRAALIAQLDHVRAAVGELTPERFALPTRLGDWTVRELAAHLSLAIGSVARISREPAPANVEVELLDWPFVTAAYTSGGDEHTRALAAANDPVELLTRTAEEFAEILPAASDDRLVHARPGAMRLSDYLVTRCIELVVHTDDLAAATGVEIPYDRQALATATRLLADALAVKAPGGSVELRVPPFAVVQCVEGPKHTRGTPPNVVETDPLTWLRLATGRMGWAEALDAATVSASGERADISGYLPVLS